A region from the Wansuia hejianensis genome encodes:
- a CDS encoding SDR family NAD(P)-dependent oxidoreductase, whose product MIESMRDAFSLKGRTVLITGGNQGIGRGISRAMAESGADVAIMCRKKESAEETIRELTPIGGTYRFYGGDVTKQEDARRVVEQVANDYGKVDVLVNNAGIATPFDPMEDTEDLSGWYRVLDVDLNGTFLMCHYAGLQMKKQKYGRIINITSNSSRIVNIPQKSCSYNAAKAAGDRLTKCLAYEWAQYGIRVNAIAPGYTETNLVTGVPDEGETKGWTEYWLSCTPTGRFGKPIEIGAAAVFLASEAAEQITGAVLTVDGGYMLAR is encoded by the coding sequence ATGATAGAATCTATGAGAGATGCCTTTTCCCTGAAGGGAAGGACAGTTCTGATCACCGGAGGCAATCAGGGAATCGGTAGAGGAATATCCAGGGCAATGGCTGAGAGCGGGGCAGATGTGGCGATTATGTGCCGGAAGAAGGAGAGCGCAGAGGAAACCATCCGGGAGCTGACGCCGATAGGAGGAACCTACAGATTTTATGGCGGAGATGTAACTAAGCAGGAGGATGCCAGAAGAGTTGTAGAGCAAGTGGCGAATGATTACGGGAAAGTGGACGTACTGGTGAATAATGCCGGAATAGCCACTCCTTTTGATCCGATGGAGGATACGGAGGACTTAAGCGGCTGGTACCGGGTACTTGACGTGGATCTGAACGGCACCTTTCTGATGTGCCATTATGCCGGGCTGCAGATGAAGAAACAGAAATATGGAAGAATTATCAACATTACATCAAATTCTTCCAGGATCGTAAATATCCCGCAGAAGAGCTGTTCCTACAACGCTGCGAAGGCGGCGGGTGACAGGCTGACGAAATGTCTCGCCTATGAATGGGCGCAATACGGAATACGGGTGAACGCCATAGCTCCGGGCTATACCGAGACAAATCTGGTGACAGGAGTCCCGGATGAGGGGGAGACAAAGGGATGGACCGAATACTGGCTGTCCTGCACTCCGACAGGACGTTTTGGAAAACCCATTGAAATAGGGGCGGCGGCCGTATTCCTGGCCAGTGAGGCCGCGGAGCAGATTACAGGGGCAGTATTGACAGTCGACGGCGGATATATGCTGGCAAGATAG
- a CDS encoding sugar ABC transporter ATP-binding protein, with the protein MSDAGYQVEMRNICKRFGGVQALDHACLQVRRGEIHALMGENGAGKSTLMKILVGSLSKDEGEILIDGKPVNIRNPRDGMNLGISIIYQELMLVNDLTVAENIFIDNLNSDGKVIKWKKLRQRAQHYLDETGFSNIRATDEVGDLSVAYQQVVEICKALSRNASVLILDEPTSVLSNNEVVQLFRLLKKLREDGVAIIYISHRLEEVMELCDRVTIMRDGHYIDTVETSSITKKKLVNMMVGRELQEQYPPRNAKIGDVNFSVENICVAGKVKNVSFEVHKGEVLGINGLVGAGRTETIRAIFGEDKKDRGKIFLDGKEIRIRSPRDSIREGIGLLPEDRKTQGVLLELSIRNNITLGCLKQFRKAMGYLSKKEEVKFVNEKVEQLSIKIGSMEDDTSSLSGGNQQKVAIAKLLASNCKVLILDEPTRGVDVGAKREIYKIINDFAEKEYSIVMISSEMPEIMGMCDRVIVMRGGEITGELRKEDLTENNLIALSMGVN; encoded by the coding sequence ATGAGCGATGCAGGATATCAGGTAGAGATGAGGAATATCTGCAAGCGTTTCGGCGGTGTCCAGGCTTTGGACCATGCCTGCCTGCAGGTGAGAAGAGGCGAAATTCATGCCCTGATGGGTGAGAACGGAGCCGGAAAATCCACACTGATGAAAATATTGGTCGGCTCCCTGAGCAAAGATGAGGGAGAGATTTTAATCGACGGAAAACCTGTTAATATCAGAAATCCGAGAGATGGGATGAATCTGGGGATTTCAATCATTTACCAGGAACTGATGCTGGTCAATGACCTGACGGTGGCAGAAAATATTTTTATTGACAATCTGAACAGCGATGGAAAAGTTATTAAATGGAAAAAGCTCCGGCAAAGGGCGCAGCACTATTTGGACGAAACAGGATTTTCCAATATCCGCGCGACAGATGAAGTGGGTGATCTTTCGGTCGCCTATCAGCAGGTAGTGGAAATCTGCAAAGCGTTATCCAGAAATGCGTCGGTATTGATTCTGGATGAGCCCACTTCTGTGCTGTCCAATAATGAAGTGGTTCAGTTGTTCCGGCTTCTGAAAAAGCTGAGGGAAGATGGAGTGGCGATCATCTACATCTCCCACAGGCTGGAGGAGGTCATGGAACTATGCGACCGGGTCACGATCATGCGGGACGGCCATTATATCGATACGGTAGAAACCAGCTCGATCACAAAGAAAAAACTAGTGAACATGATGGTCGGACGGGAGCTGCAGGAGCAATATCCGCCGAGAAACGCAAAAATCGGCGATGTGAATTTTTCAGTGGAAAATATCTGTGTGGCAGGCAAGGTGAAAAATGTGTCCTTTGAAGTACATAAAGGCGAGGTGCTGGGCATTAACGGGCTCGTGGGCGCCGGAAGGACAGAGACCATCCGCGCGATTTTCGGAGAAGACAAAAAAGACAGAGGGAAAATATTTCTGGACGGGAAGGAAATTAGAATCAGGAGCCCGAGAGATTCCATCCGGGAAGGGATAGGCCTGTTACCCGAGGACCGCAAAACACAGGGAGTCCTGCTGGAGCTTTCCATAAGGAACAATATTACACTGGGCTGCCTGAAGCAGTTCCGGAAGGCAATGGGATATCTGTCTAAAAAAGAAGAGGTTAAATTCGTCAATGAAAAAGTAGAGCAGCTATCTATCAAAATTGGAAGTATGGAAGACGACACTTCCAGTCTGTCAGGAGGGAATCAGCAGAAGGTAGCAATTGCCAAGCTTTTGGCTTCTAACTGCAAGGTACTGATTCTGGATGAGCCGACCCGCGGTGTAGATGTTGGAGCAAAACGGGAAATCTATAAAATCATCAATGATTTCGCAGAAAAAGAATATTCGATTGTCATGATATCGTCAGAAATGCCGGAGATCATGGGCATGTGCGACCGGGTCATTGTCATGCGCGGCGGAGAAATCACCGGTGAACTGCGGAAAGAAGATTTAACGGAAAACAATCTGATCGCCCTGTCCATGGGCGTTAACTAA
- a CDS encoding ABC transporter permease → MSEAKALKKFNYKKFFKENNTLIIFILLIIVSACLSSNFLTYRNITNVLRQQVPYVLLGIGSMLVIMTGGIDLSCGAILGVGSVVIALFLERGNVVTVPGLMGCVVLTALIGALVGLANGVLVAYCKMAAFIATLAVMTIAQGIAYILTSGQPIRLPDTAATKALVAFAEVRDPLIGMPVAVYVALAFVILFIFLVKYTTYGRLTIASGSNETAVRLSGINVNVYKAAAYTVCGVLSALAGIFVTCRAAIGTPATVSGGYELDAIAAVVIGGANLNGGKASVVNTVIGVLIMALIGNIMNLLSIAAYPQKVVKGVIIIASVLLQSLGRKKQ, encoded by the coding sequence ATGAGCGAGGCAAAAGCGTTAAAGAAATTTAACTATAAGAAATTTTTTAAGGAAAATAATACCCTTATTATTTTTATACTGTTAATCATTGTTTCAGCATGCCTGTCTTCGAATTTTCTGACTTACAGGAACATAACGAACGTATTGAGGCAGCAGGTCCCGTATGTATTGCTGGGAATCGGCAGCATGCTGGTAATTATGACAGGAGGAATTGATCTGTCCTGCGGTGCGATATTGGGCGTGGGCAGCGTGGTGATTGCATTGTTTCTGGAAAGAGGCAATGTGGTGACAGTTCCGGGGCTCATGGGCTGCGTAGTCCTGACAGCGCTCATCGGTGCGTTAGTCGGGCTGGCGAATGGAGTGCTGGTGGCCTATTGCAAAATGGCGGCTTTCATAGCGACGCTGGCGGTTATGACAATCGCACAGGGTATCGCGTACATACTGACGAGCGGCCAGCCCATACGTCTGCCGGATACAGCGGCGACAAAAGCGTTGGTGGCATTTGCAGAGGTCAGAGATCCTCTGATCGGTATGCCGGTTGCGGTATATGTCGCGCTGGCGTTTGTAATTCTGTTCATCTTCCTGGTGAAATATACCACCTATGGACGGCTTACCATTGCTTCCGGAAGCAATGAAACGGCGGTACGGCTGTCCGGTATCAATGTTAATGTGTACAAGGCGGCCGCGTACACAGTCTGCGGCGTTCTGAGCGCGCTGGCTGGTATTTTCGTTACCTGCCGGGCGGCTATCGGCACGCCGGCTACGGTATCAGGCGGATATGAACTGGACGCGATTGCTGCAGTGGTAATTGGCGGCGCAAATCTCAATGGAGGCAAAGCCTCGGTTGTAAATACAGTCATCGGTGTCCTGATTATGGCGTTAATAGGAAATATTATGAATCTTCTGAGCATTGCCGCATACCCTCAGAAAGTTGTAAAAGGTGTTATTATTATTGCCTCCGTCCTTCTGCAAAGCCTGGGACGTAAAAAGCAGTAA
- a CDS encoding substrate-binding domain-containing protein → MKKEKVKRLLAVLVSAGMVAGMMAGCGTEATSTSGSGAAATPEASSSGASSAASSTSSSSAAAASSTDESSGSSGVHEIYTVSERNNLSGVVNPDMKSRADIDKALPEEQKGGLVIGLSMGQMGSSFFTQMHEAAKAKCEEYGYELVMFNADGNISQQSADVEAMITNGVDAIILNPMDVIAAEADVKRAVEAGIPVIGCGVDFATDVPVITSVLANNFFGGWESGVYVGDFFEGQHIKAGMILGVMGHTIDESRMTGMMAGIVYERAAQQGNAFASEEDAYMEAYNMFNELRDNGKLSSEKWDFEVVAVNGDGAWTNEGGLAATEDIIAGNPDINLIMTGSDPMGAGAIKAIKDSGLTPGKDIYVACCADGGQEMFPYLENGEMLCTGYNSPDLTATAGIDLIHMIFEEGYDASNLPAAEDLPTGVITQDNWKDYYDPDLQYCKVLDFKWETIDEIRAEAGLD, encoded by the coding sequence ATGAAAAAAGAAAAGGTAAAGCGTTTGCTGGCGGTCCTGGTGTCAGCAGGAATGGTAGCAGGAATGATGGCAGGCTGCGGGACAGAAGCCACATCCACCTCAGGAAGCGGCGCTGCCGCAACACCGGAAGCTTCTTCTTCAGGCGCTTCCTCTGCGGCCTCCAGCACTTCATCTTCTTCTGCAGCTGCAGCTTCATCCACAGATGAGAGCTCCGGCAGCTCCGGTGTACATGAAATCTATACGGTATCAGAGAGGAATAATCTGAGCGGCGTTGTGAATCCGGATATGAAAAGCCGCGCGGATATTGACAAAGCTCTTCCGGAGGAACAAAAAGGCGGTCTGGTAATAGGCCTGTCCATGGGACAGATGGGCAGTTCCTTCTTTACCCAGATGCATGAAGCAGCGAAAGCGAAATGTGAAGAATACGGCTATGAACTGGTAATGTTTAATGCGGATGGTAACATTTCACAGCAGAGCGCCGATGTAGAGGCGATGATTACGAACGGAGTTGATGCGATCATTCTGAATCCGATGGACGTCATCGCCGCTGAAGCGGATGTGAAGAGAGCAGTTGAGGCAGGAATACCGGTGATCGGCTGCGGTGTGGATTTTGCAACAGATGTACCAGTGATCACCTCCGTGCTGGCCAATAATTTCTTCGGTGGCTGGGAATCCGGCGTATATGTGGGTGATTTCTTTGAGGGCCAGCATATTAAAGCAGGCATGATCCTTGGCGTCATGGGCCATACCATTGATGAAAGCCGCATGACCGGAATGATGGCAGGTATTGTATATGAACGTGCGGCGCAGCAGGGCAACGCCTTTGCGAGCGAAGAAGATGCTTATATGGAAGCCTATAATATGTTTAATGAGCTGAGAGACAACGGAAAACTGTCCAGCGAGAAATGGGATTTTGAAGTTGTTGCGGTAAACGGAGACGGCGCATGGACGAATGAAGGAGGCCTGGCGGCAACCGAGGATATCATCGCAGGCAATCCGGACATTAATCTGATCATGACCGGCTCTGATCCTATGGGGGCAGGCGCGATCAAAGCGATTAAGGATTCAGGCCTGACGCCGGGCAAGGATATTTATGTTGCATGCTGCGCGGACGGCGGCCAGGAAATGTTCCCATATCTGGAGAACGGCGAAATGCTCTGTACCGGCTATAACAGCCCGGATCTGACAGCGACGGCGGGCATCGACCTGATTCACATGATTTTTGAAGAGGGCTACGACGCCAGCAATCTTCCGGCGGCGGAAGATCTGCCCACAGGCGTAATTACCCAGGATAATTGGAAGGATTACTATGATCCTGATCTCCAGTATTGCAAGGTGCTTGACTTTAAGTGGGAAACCATTGATGAGATCAGAGCAGAGGCCGGCCTGGACTAA
- a CDS encoding zinc-dependent alcohol dehydrogenase, producing MNKMKSVYFAEKDRIELRDVEIPPVLPGMVKIKTAYAALCATDVHMVTMGVLGAQPGIPLGHEASGVIVELGQGTEGYGFHLGDKVAVAPIAVCGKCPMCKKGLPQYCLHAQPVAAFSEYIVTDISAVYKIPADADLKKYSLVEPAVCTIRAMDLAGIKHGQTVAVSGIGGIGSILLNMVLLAGGAKVTAIDPVREKRELALSMGAEYALDPLSDDLEARSGEITGGCGFDHVFEVSGSPKAADVCLDMVAHCGKVTYFAVFPPEYEMPLNLYKLYMKEASIQTVFTSHYLFPRAVNLMPRVQTDKIIGKILPLSQALEAFELFKESKYPKILLEC from the coding sequence ATGAATAAAATGAAATCGGTTTATTTTGCAGAGAAAGACAGGATCGAGCTGAGAGATGTGGAAATCCCCCCGGTACTGCCGGGGATGGTGAAGATTAAAACAGCTTATGCGGCGCTGTGTGCGACGGATGTGCATATGGTGACGATGGGCGTACTGGGCGCACAGCCGGGAATTCCCCTGGGTCACGAAGCATCTGGCGTGATTGTAGAGTTAGGACAGGGTACGGAGGGGTATGGATTTCATTTAGGTGACAAGGTAGCGGTGGCACCCATAGCGGTCTGCGGAAAATGCCCGATGTGTAAGAAAGGGCTGCCTCAGTATTGCCTGCACGCGCAACCGGTCGCTGCTTTCAGTGAATATATAGTTACAGACATCAGTGCGGTATATAAAATCCCGGCGGATGCAGATTTGAAAAAATATTCTTTGGTAGAACCGGCTGTATGCACCATTCGGGCCATGGATCTGGCAGGCATCAAACATGGCCAGACAGTAGCAGTGTCGGGAATCGGCGGAATCGGTTCTATTTTGTTGAACATGGTGCTTCTGGCAGGAGGGGCTAAGGTTACCGCCATTGACCCTGTGCGTGAGAAGAGAGAGCTGGCGCTGTCCATGGGGGCGGAATATGCGCTGGATCCGCTGTCGGACGATCTGGAAGCTCGCAGCGGAGAAATTACCGGTGGCTGTGGTTTTGATCACGTGTTTGAGGTATCGGGCTCCCCAAAGGCGGCAGACGTATGCCTTGATATGGTGGCGCATTGCGGAAAGGTGACATATTTCGCGGTATTTCCGCCTGAATACGAAATGCCGCTGAATCTGTATAAATTATATATGAAGGAAGCCAGCATCCAGACTGTATTTACCAGTCATTATCTGTTTCCAAGGGCAGTAAACCTGATGCCCCGCGTGCAGACGGATAAGATCATAGGCAAGATATTGCCCCTGTCCCAGGCGCTGGAAGCGTTTGAATTGTTTAAAGAGTCAAAATATCCAAAAATTTTACTTGAATGTTAA
- a CDS encoding transketolase: protein MADKQTVMKLKEKAYQMRRNLLTLCGTFEGSVHIGGDLSMTDIMTALYHYGLNVDPKDIRMPGRDRFILSKGHGAVGMYITMALRGFFDFDEIVRTYGKLNSAYGMHPCKVNLPGVETSSGSLGHGLPIACGMAYSAKVNQEKHRVVVLVGDGESQEGTTWEAALNAHQYKLGNLVVFVDRNCLQLDDFTEEMMRMEPYADKWKAFGWNVAEVDGHDMEQLVDAIDQLPPADSEVPTAVICHTVKGKGVSFMENNPDWHAGSLGEADMKKALAEVQKAWDQERGE, encoded by the coding sequence ATGGCCGATAAACAAACAGTAATGAAATTAAAAGAAAAAGCGTATCAGATGCGCAGAAATCTTCTGACGCTGTGCGGAACCTTTGAGGGCAGCGTACACATAGGCGGGGACCTGTCCATGACAGATATCATGACGGCCCTGTACCATTATGGGTTAAATGTGGATCCGAAGGATATCCGTATGCCTGGACGGGACAGGTTTATTCTCAGTAAAGGGCACGGTGCCGTGGGCATGTATATCACTATGGCTTTACGGGGCTTTTTTGATTTTGACGAGATCGTGCGGACCTATGGAAAGCTGAACAGCGCTTATGGCATGCACCCCTGCAAGGTAAATCTTCCGGGAGTTGAAACCTCCTCTGGTTCCCTTGGGCACGGGCTGCCGATTGCGTGCGGCATGGCCTATTCGGCAAAGGTGAACCAGGAGAAGCACCGGGTCGTTGTATTAGTGGGAGACGGAGAATCTCAGGAGGGAACCACCTGGGAAGCGGCGTTGAACGCTCATCAGTACAAGTTGGGAAATCTCGTGGTGTTCGTGGACCGGAATTGTCTGCAGCTGGATGATTTTACAGAAGAAATGATGCGGATGGAGCCTTATGCCGATAAATGGAAAGCCTTTGGCTGGAATGTGGCAGAGGTGGACGGCCATGACATGGAACAGCTTGTAGATGCCATTGACCAGCTTCCTCCGGCGGATTCGGAGGTTCCCACGGCTGTGATCTGCCATACCGTTAAAGGAAAGGGTGTTTCTTTTATGGAGAATAACCCGGACTGGCATGCGGGTTCCCTGGGTGAAGCAGACATGAAGAAAGCCCTGGCAGAAGTGCAGAAGGCCTGGGATCAGGAAAGGGGTGAGTGA
- a CDS encoding transketolase family protein, translated as MGVTFNFGQFAASRTICGDTLQEMGERNKKIYVLTADLMRTCSVKGCKKAFPERFINAGIAEQTMFGMAAGLALEGNIPYATTMSTFASMRACEQLRTDICYQNLPVRIVATNGGLTSTGGSTHNAMEDLALVRSMANMTVIVPGDPGIVRDILLATENYPGPVYIRLARGKGEPVVYQPGEVDYQVGKAIETRAGKDITIIACGVMVSQAVDAANSLEKEGVSVRVLDMHTLKPVDEDAIVKAAKETGGIITLEDHYTIGGLGSAVAEVIADKNLDCKFKRMGIPQLYPGFGDGPELYDKYGFGLEGTVEALRTMLK; from the coding sequence ATGGGAGTTACCTTTAACTTTGGCCAGTTCGCGGCATCGAGAACCATCTGCGGGGATACCCTGCAGGAAATGGGAGAAAGAAATAAGAAAATCTATGTGCTGACGGCAGATCTGATGAGGACCTGCAGTGTGAAGGGCTGTAAAAAAGCATTCCCGGAGCGCTTCATCAATGCCGGGATCGCGGAGCAGACCATGTTCGGAATGGCCGCGGGGCTTGCGCTGGAAGGGAATATCCCTTATGCTACTACTATGTCAACCTTCGCTTCCATGCGGGCCTGTGAACAGCTGCGGACAGATATCTGCTACCAGAACCTTCCGGTTCGGATTGTCGCGACCAACGGAGGACTGACGTCTACGGGCGGATCGACGCATAACGCGATGGAAGACCTGGCGCTTGTGAGATCCATGGCGAATATGACGGTAATTGTGCCCGGCGATCCGGGGATTGTCAGGGATATCCTGCTGGCGACAGAGAATTATCCCGGCCCCGTCTATATCCGGCTGGCAAGAGGCAAGGGAGAGCCGGTGGTCTATCAGCCGGGCGAGGTGGACTATCAGGTAGGAAAAGCGATAGAGACGAGAGCCGGCAAGGACATCACGATCATTGCCTGCGGGGTCATGGTGAGCCAGGCGGTAGATGCTGCCAATTCCCTGGAAAAAGAGGGAGTATCCGTCCGCGTTCTGGATATGCATACGCTGAAGCCGGTGGATGAGGATGCGATCGTGAAGGCCGCAAAAGAGACGGGCGGCATTATAACACTGGAGGATCACTACACCATCGGAGGGCTGGGCAGCGCCGTGGCGGAAGTAATTGCGGACAAAAATTTAGACTGTAAATTTAAGCGCATGGGAATACCCCAGCTGTATCCCGGATTTGGCGACGGGCCGGAATTATATGACAAGTACGGGTTCGGACTGGAAGGGACGGTTGAGGCCTTGCGCACAATGCTGAAATAG
- a CDS encoding aldehyde dehydrogenase family protein, whose translation MRIYDLFVNGRWIQPETAAWIENVNPATGEVFCRVPQAGPKEVEDALAGAYEARKSWGKTLAKEREKILLRAADYMEANAEKFLPDLIDESGSSYVKMSAEIGSCVDLLRTAAGECSRIGGGVIQGEYHNHLSYYVRNPLGVVVGIAPFNYPLFLAIDKVAFALAMGNTFILKPASYTPLSGLVIAECFEHAGLPHGVLSVLPGSGKTVGDALAMDPRVRMVALTGSSEVGRKLAQQAAGKLKRYSLELGGKNPMLILKDFDVDKAAELASFGGYFHQGQICMATSRIVVEAPVYEDFCQALAEKAAKVPVGDPHSPDTIVGPLIHEKQCMVLDELVSDAVGKGAKLLAGGKHEGAFYEPTLLADVTPDMKVFYEECFGPVISVVRAEDARQGLALCNDNEYGLSSSILTNDISLALELADEMEAGMVHINESTVVGSTRAPFGGVKMSGVGRENSSFSAEEYTEVKWITVQH comes from the coding sequence ATGCGAATATATGACCTTTTTGTCAACGGCAGATGGATACAGCCGGAAACTGCAGCCTGGATCGAAAACGTGAATCCGGCCACCGGAGAGGTTTTCTGCCGAGTGCCGCAGGCCGGGCCGAAGGAAGTAGAGGATGCGCTGGCCGGAGCCTACGAAGCCAGAAAAAGCTGGGGGAAAACGCTGGCGAAGGAGAGAGAAAAAATCCTGCTACGGGCGGCGGATTACATGGAAGCCAACGCGGAAAAATTTCTTCCGGATCTGATCGACGAGAGTGGTTCCTCGTATGTCAAGATGTCCGCGGAAATCGGGAGCTGCGTGGATCTGCTGCGGACGGCGGCGGGCGAGTGCAGCCGGATTGGCGGGGGCGTCATACAGGGAGAGTATCATAACCATCTGTCCTATTACGTGAGGAATCCCCTGGGGGTGGTTGTGGGGATCGCCCCATTTAACTATCCGTTGTTTCTGGCGATTGACAAGGTTGCCTTCGCGCTGGCGATGGGGAACACATTTATCTTAAAGCCCGCGTCCTATACGCCTCTGTCGGGTCTGGTCATTGCAGAGTGTTTTGAACATGCGGGGCTGCCCCATGGAGTGCTGAGCGTGCTGCCGGGATCGGGAAAGACGGTGGGAGATGCCCTGGCTATGGACCCGAGAGTCCGGATGGTCGCTCTGACCGGCTCCAGCGAGGTAGGGAGAAAGCTGGCCCAGCAGGCGGCCGGCAAGCTGAAACGGTATTCCCTGGAGCTGGGCGGAAAAAATCCCATGTTGATTTTAAAGGATTTTGATGTGGACAAGGCAGCAGAGCTGGCGTCCTTCGGCGGATACTTCCACCAGGGACAGATCTGTATGGCTACCAGCAGGATAGTGGTTGAGGCGCCTGTGTATGAAGATTTTTGCCAGGCGCTGGCTGAAAAAGCGGCTAAAGTTCCGGTGGGAGATCCTCACAGCCCGGATACGATTGTCGGGCCGCTGATTCATGAAAAACAGTGTATGGTGCTGGATGAGCTGGTCAGTGACGCCGTTGGCAAGGGAGCGAAGCTGCTTGCCGGAGGGAAGCATGAAGGAGCCTTTTATGAGCCGACCCTGCTCGCAGATGTCACTCCTGATATGAAGGTATTTTATGAGGAGTGCTTCGGCCCGGTTATCAGCGTCGTTCGCGCGGAGGATGCCCGGCAGGGCCTGGCGTTGTGCAATGATAATGAATATGGACTTTCCAGCTCCATTCTGACTAACGATATTTCGTTGGCCCTGGAGCTGGCAGATGAAATGGAAGCCGGGATGGTACATATCAATGAATCTACGGTCGTAGGTTCCACCCGGGCGCCCTTCGGCGGGGTGAAAATGAGCGGCGTTGGAAGAGAAAACAGTTCCTTTTCGGCGGAAGAATATACAGAAGTGAAGTGGATCACTGTCCAGCATTAA
- a CDS encoding UGSC family (seleno)protein, which produces MSQNLNQILDPRGYQNRTVIELAKRPTLEELKSGKILFYNNTKLGFCNYYTVFDRIKEHLTEIGATNWVEYTETVRGKDAAMLADYAAMLAKEKPVAAIVAFGDMGTSSSTTVVTIELEKLGIPAVYMTAPPGTGITEGVGLYRAGHLCLCSVDIMQSTTVEEVAAEVDKKWDYILASLTSNGEELERLAHIDAKMDVIAPAKDGILPFTVEAEEEMLKEPGAYLEEINDYFNAEHISDGLPIIPPTRARYEKMMEYCPFEEDLVLCDPSGPSGKCVTVKDVAIAAIMAGCKPNAMPILVAAFKALNHKEYNLNQSVTTSHPGGNLVLVSGPIAQQAGVSGKQGCQGPGYPANATIGRAVNLVMMNVFRSVPGVCDLDCIASQAEFTYCFAEEPELAQWNMINEDHYDSETTTVYVLKAEPLHDIIDFLSLNGHDLLDTITACCTTLGSNNAYMPGPLIVCLTPDHGIMLKKAGYTKEMIQEHIHQYVYHEVPMVRNRGLVPVRPKEWENRHPLPVTRTPKDVEVVCIGGRGGHSGVILPWALHSEGCVEALRLPDGTIAKSLEDFKRK; this is translated from the coding sequence ATGTCACAGAATTTAAATCAAATCCTGGACCCACGGGGATACCAGAACCGGACAGTCATTGAGCTGGCAAAGCGCCCGACGCTGGAGGAATTAAAGAGCGGGAAAATTTTATTCTACAACAATACAAAGCTCGGCTTCTGTAATTACTATACGGTGTTCGACCGCATTAAGGAGCATCTGACTGAGATCGGGGCCACCAACTGGGTGGAGTATACGGAAACGGTACGGGGCAAGGATGCAGCCATGCTGGCGGATTATGCAGCCATGCTGGCAAAAGAAAAACCTGTAGCTGCCATCGTCGCCTTTGGCGATATGGGTACGTCTTCTTCCACCACGGTAGTGACCATCGAACTTGAAAAGCTTGGAATTCCGGCTGTCTACATGACAGCGCCTCCAGGAACCGGAATTACCGAAGGCGTAGGCTTATACCGTGCAGGCCATCTGTGCCTGTGTTCCGTGGATATCATGCAGTCTACCACTGTAGAGGAAGTGGCGGCTGAGGTTGATAAGAAATGGGATTATATCCTTGCGTCGCTGACCAGCAACGGAGAGGAACTGGAACGGCTGGCCCACATTGACGCTAAAATGGATGTGATAGCTCCTGCGAAGGATGGAATTCTTCCGTTTACAGTAGAAGCAGAGGAAGAGATGCTGAAGGAGCCTGGCGCGTATCTGGAAGAAATCAACGATTATTTCAACGCAGAGCACATCAGCGACGGACTGCCGATTATCCCGCCCACCCGCGCCCGCTATGAGAAAATGATGGAGTATTGCCCCTTTGAGGAAGATCTGGTACTCTGTGATCCCAGCGGACCCAGCGGTAAATGCGTGACGGTAAAGGATGTAGCGATTGCCGCAATCATGGCAGGCTGTAAGCCCAACGCCATGCCGATCCTGGTGGCGGCTTTCAAAGCGCTGAATCATAAAGAATATAACCTGAATCAGTCGGTTACAACTTCTCATCCGGGTGGAAATCTGGTCCTGGTATCCGGGCCGATCGCGCAGCAGGCAGGCGTTTCGGGTAAGCAGGGTTGTCAGGGACCGGGATATCCGGCCAATGCCACCATCGGGCGTGCGGTAAATCTGGTCATGATGAATGTGTTCCGTTCTGTTCCGGGAGTCTGCGATCTGGACTGCATCGCCTCTCAGGCCGAATTTACATACTGCTTTGCGGAAGAACCGGAGCTGGCACAGTGGAATATGATTAACGAGGATCATTATGATTCAGAAACAACAACAGTATATGTACTAAAGGCAGAGCCGCTGCATGATATCATCGACTTCCTGAGCCTGAACGGCCATGATCTTCTTGATACGATTACAGCCTGCTGCACGACGCTTGGTTCCAACAACGCATACATGCCTGGCCCGCTGATCGTCTGTCTGACTCCCGACCATGGCATCATGCTGAAAAAGGCAGGGTATACCAAAGAAATGATTCAGGAACACATTCATCAGTACGTATACCATGAAGTTCCGATGGTGCGGAACAGAGGGCTTGTACCGGTCCGTCCGAAGGAATGGGAGAACAGGCATCCGCTTCCGGTTACCCGTACTCCGAAAGATGTGGAAGTTGTCTGCATCGGCGGACGCGGAGGACACTCTGGCGTTATCCTTCCCTGGGCGCTGCACAGCGAAGGATGTGTGGAAGCGCTGAGACTTCCGGATGGAACAATCGCAAAATCTCTTGAGGATTTTAAACGGAAATAA